Proteins found in one Maridesulfovibrio sp. genomic segment:
- a CDS encoding PAS domain S-box protein, with the protein MSSNRDDHSDRLPEPISEVFESFSDFVLFTDAEGHICSASDRVIEFFGGPLQGRALWSILGVGACGIDEFLKAYPVTGVHEIPYGESGGSYSLRMIPLCGPYCSEGYVAVVTNNAPFVELHETYEERIEDNIAALDDSVALFNALFEAAQDPTILADSSFRILTSNPSAERLFGRSTTLSGNSCLSLFSAESSKVVRDHFETCTTEIPVPFEEFLTARDSSGKEITVELMMHKVRLQSGTVFHVGLRDMTNIQRLETGLEETREQVDGMNVALRTVIESVEEEKKDMHEDFAIQVREQILPALDRMIKEPLPRMRRSFGRFIKERLSALAGETGDHFEDLLLKLTPREVEICRYIEAGKSTEHIGELLSITADTVRTHRKNIRRKLGLQGKSVSLISYLKHQVGS; encoded by the coding sequence GTGAGCTCAAATAGAGACGACCATTCTGACCGTCTGCCGGAACCTATCTCTGAAGTTTTTGAATCCTTTTCTGATTTTGTCCTTTTCACTGACGCGGAAGGGCATATCTGTTCGGCCAGTGATCGGGTTATTGAGTTTTTTGGCGGTCCTTTGCAGGGGCGCGCTCTTTGGAGCATTTTGGGTGTGGGCGCGTGCGGAATTGATGAATTCCTTAAAGCTTATCCGGTGACGGGAGTGCATGAAATTCCTTACGGAGAAAGCGGCGGCAGCTATTCCCTGAGAATGATACCGCTTTGTGGGCCGTACTGTTCCGAAGGCTATGTTGCCGTTGTCACCAATAATGCTCCTTTTGTTGAACTCCATGAGACTTATGAGGAACGCATTGAGGATAATATCGCTGCGCTTGATGATAGTGTAGCCCTTTTTAACGCTTTGTTTGAAGCAGCGCAGGACCCGACTATTCTGGCCGATTCCTCTTTCAGAATTCTGACTTCCAATCCCTCCGCAGAACGCCTTTTCGGGCGCAGCACAACTCTTTCCGGTAATAGCTGCCTGAGCCTTTTCAGCGCTGAATCATCCAAAGTTGTGCGGGATCATTTTGAAACATGTACGACAGAAATCCCCGTTCCTTTTGAAGAGTTTCTGACCGCTAGAGACAGTTCCGGCAAAGAGATTACAGTTGAACTTATGATGCATAAGGTTCGACTGCAGTCCGGTACCGTGTTCCATGTGGGGTTGCGGGACATGACCAACATTCAGCGGCTTGAAACAGGGCTGGAAGAAACCCGGGAGCAGGTTGACGGTATGAATGTGGCATTGCGGACTGTTATCGAGTCTGTGGAAGAAGAAAAAAAAGACATGCACGAAGATTTCGCCATACAGGTTCGGGAACAGATTCTGCCGGCCCTTGACCGGATGATTAAGGAACCGCTTCCCCGTATGCGGAGAAGTTTCGGTCGTTTTATCAAAGAGCGGCTTTCTGCTCTGGCCGGGGAAACCGGTGATCATTTTGAAGATCTGCTCCTTAAGCTTACTCCCCGTGAAGTCGAAATCTGCCGCTATATCGAGGCTGGTAAAAGTACTGAACACATAGGCGAGCTCCTTTCCATTACCGCCGACACCGTTCGCACACATCGTAAAAATATTCGCCGCAAGCTAGGGTTGCAAGGCAAGAGCGTCTCCTTGATTTCCTACCTCAAGCATCAGGTCGGCTCCTGA